The following are from one region of the Deinococcus ruber genome:
- a CDS encoding S8 family serine peptidase: MQQALGGTLLSWTDEGCAAGEADACQAVVGFNHEGTLSAQSVAALNTRFGRPVTIEPNRDQFSGGGELTATIGGSLAAWAGGSLAAWAGGSLAAWAGGTYAPLPQNTGVWTTLHLQAAQALAPNLGANVTVAVIDTGLDLTHPAFQNALTDPATWWDYYGGDAVPQDEGTLGTGGFGHGTNVAGIILQIAPNAKILPIRVLGPDGSGDVVNIASAITWAAAHGANIINLSLGSAQAFKGVQDAITAATKKGVLVVSSAGNNNRSAITFPASTSTKIAGLVSVGSVDAQDVKSTFSNYADALELMAPGEQVYAPAPGNLLAAWSGTSQATPMAAGALALALGQHLLTPKLTDILMNSAVNIYSNPLNKQYTNKLGEGRLDLSAFLSKASQASMLP, from the coding sequence GTGCAACAAGCGTTGGGTGGAACGCTGCTGTCCTGGACGGATGAAGGCTGTGCTGCTGGAGAGGCAGACGCGTGTCAGGCCGTGGTGGGCTTCAATCATGAGGGAACGCTGTCCGCACAGAGCGTGGCTGCCCTCAACACCCGATTTGGTCGTCCAGTCACCATCGAACCCAACCGAGATCAATTCAGTGGTGGCGGTGAATTGACCGCGACGATCGGTGGATCGCTCGCGGCGTGGGCGGGTGGTTCGCTTGCGGCGTGGGCGGGTGGATCGCTCGCGGCGTGGGCAGGCGGTACGTATGCACCGTTGCCTCAGAACACCGGTGTGTGGACCACACTGCATCTGCAAGCCGCGCAGGCCCTAGCACCGAATCTCGGCGCGAATGTCACCGTCGCGGTGATCGATACTGGCTTGGATCTGACGCACCCTGCCTTCCAGAACGCCCTGACCGATCCCGCCACCTGGTGGGACTACTACGGCGGGGACGCCGTACCTCAGGATGAGGGGACGCTGGGCACCGGCGGATTTGGACACGGCACCAACGTGGCCGGCATCATCCTGCAGATTGCCCCCAACGCCAAGATTCTTCCAATTCGCGTCCTCGGTCCAGACGGCTCGGGGGACGTTGTCAATATCGCGTCCGCCATCACCTGGGCAGCCGCGCACGGCGCGAACATCATCAACCTGAGCCTCGGGAGTGCCCAAGCCTTCAAAGGGGTACAAGACGCCATTACGGCAGCCACAAAGAAGGGCGTACTGGTGGTTTCGTCCGCTGGGAACAACAATCGCAGCGCCATTACCTTCCCAGCTTCCACCTCGACGAAGATCGCTGGTCTCGTGAGTGTTGGCAGTGTGGACGCTCAGGATGTGAAATCGACCTTCTCGAACTACGCCGATGCCTTGGAACTGATGGCACCCGGCGAGCAGGTGTATGCACCAGCCCCCGGCAATCTGCTGGCAGCTTGGAGTGGAACCAGTCAGGCCACGCCGATGGCAGCGGGCGCACTCGCACTCGCATTGGGACAGCACCTGCTCACCCCGAAGCTGACTGACATCCTGATGAACTCCGCCGTGAATATCTACAGTAACCCGCTCAATAAGCAGTACACCAACAAACTCGGTGAAGGCCGCCTTGACCTGTCAGCGTTCCTCAGCAAGGCCAGTCAAGCTTCCATGCTCCCCTGA
- a CDS encoding molybdopterin oxidoreductase family protein, translating to MSRTVRTTCPYCAVQCNFDLHLEAGQAVRITPTRECPVAGGTVCKKGLSALSDLRHPDRLTTPLLRRDGKLREVSWETALSAFAAQVGPLLDTDPTQLGVFGSGALTNEKTYLLGKLARVGFGTPNIDYNGRFCMSSAATAMNRSFGLDRGLGFPLADVAKADLIVLFGANIAETLPPVMQFLKAAKDRGATIVNIDPRSTPGLSQLHLNLYPGTDHLLAGLLLKLMGEWGRLRPSAPAEGQREVLDSVAHLTPEQVAAACGLDVDDVLKLAQLYAQAHHPLILSGRGPEQQTNGTDTVSALINLAFLSGHFGKPGGGYGTLTGQGNGQGGREHGQKNDQLPGYRHLNSPADRAHMAAFWGVPESALPGVGKSAQDLLLSCGDDIRALVVIGTNPAISAPGAPLIRERLAALDFLVVIDVLPSETALMADLVLPGSMWAEEEGTTTNLEGRVQRRRRAMTVPGLAREDWRILCDLAHAVGRGEKFRYADFPSLQQEFFAATAGGKADYSGLSAERLDSGTFQWPISHAQHPGTPHPYFAPYATASGRAQLHPVRMSVPERPALTLTTGRVAGQYQSGTQSRRNPALKGTPDVQMHPETARQYGISQGQAVHLAGPHGETVLPAQLTPKIRPGVAFIAFHWPGSANELTSAHALDPHSYMPAFKSGAVRASVQPVLPAHSPPLRSFSALNPLPVPGDSR from the coding sequence ATGAGCCGCACCGTTCGTACCACCTGCCCCTACTGCGCCGTTCAGTGCAACTTCGATCTGCATCTGGAAGCAGGTCAGGCGGTCAGGATCACGCCGACCAGAGAGTGTCCGGTGGCGGGTGGCACAGTCTGCAAAAAAGGGCTGTCGGCGCTGTCCGATCTGCGCCACCCCGACCGGTTGACCACGCCGCTGCTGAGAAGAGACGGCAAACTGCGCGAGGTGAGCTGGGAAACGGCGCTGTCGGCGTTCGCGGCGCAGGTTGGTCCGCTGCTCGACACCGATCCCACTCAGCTCGGGGTCTTTGGCAGCGGCGCACTCACCAACGAGAAAACCTACCTGCTGGGCAAGCTGGCGCGGGTGGGGTTCGGCACGCCCAACATCGACTACAACGGCAGATTCTGCATGAGCAGCGCCGCCACCGCCATGAACCGGAGTTTCGGCCTCGACCGGGGGCTGGGGTTTCCGCTGGCCGACGTGGCGAAGGCCGACCTGATTGTGCTGTTCGGGGCCAACATCGCCGAGACGCTGCCGCCCGTCATGCAGTTTCTGAAGGCGGCCAAAGACCGGGGCGCGACCATCGTGAACATCGACCCGCGCAGCACACCTGGCCTGTCGCAGCTGCACCTGAATCTGTATCCCGGCACCGATCACCTGCTGGCGGGCCTGCTGCTGAAACTGATGGGCGAGTGGGGACGGCTGCGGCCCAGCGCCCCTGCCGAGGGCCAGCGTGAAGTGCTGGACAGTGTGGCGCATCTGACGCCCGAGCAGGTGGCCGCCGCCTGTGGCCTGGACGTCGACGACGTGCTGAAGCTGGCACAGTTGTACGCCCAGGCCCACCACCCGCTGATTCTGAGTGGGCGCGGCCCCGAGCAGCAGACGAACGGCACCGACACCGTTTCGGCGCTGATCAATCTGGCATTTCTGAGCGGGCATTTCGGCAAACCCGGCGGCGGCTACGGCACCCTGACCGGTCAGGGCAACGGCCAGGGCGGACGCGAACACGGACAGAAAAACGACCAGTTGCCCGGCTACCGCCACCTGAACAGTCCGGCAGACCGCGCCCACATGGCGGCCTTCTGGGGCGTGCCGGAAAGCGCTCTGCCGGGCGTGGGCAAAAGCGCTCAGGACCTGCTGCTGTCATGCGGCGACGACATCAGGGCGCTGGTGGTCATCGGCACCAACCCGGCAATCAGTGCGCCCGGTGCGCCGCTGATCCGCGAACGGCTGGCAGCCCTCGATTTCCTGGTGGTGATCGACGTGCTGCCCTCCGAGACGGCGCTGATGGCCGATCTGGTGCTGCCCGGCAGTATGTGGGCCGAGGAGGAAGGCACCACCACCAACCTCGAAGGCCGGGTGCAGCGCCGTCGCCGCGCCATGACGGTCCCGGGGCTGGCCCGCGAAGACTGGCGCATCCTGTGCGATCTGGCACACGCCGTCGGACGCGGCGAGAAGTTCCGGTATGCCGATTTTCCATCGCTCCAGCAGGAGTTTTTTGCGGCCACCGCTGGCGGAAAAGCTGATTACAGTGGGCTGAGCGCCGAGCGGCTCGACAGCGGGACGTTTCAGTGGCCGATTTCCCATGCACAGCATCCGGGCACGCCGCACCCGTATTTCGCGCCGTATGCCACTGCGAGCGGGCGGGCGCAGCTGCACCCCGTTCGGATGAGCGTGCCCGAACGCCCCGCCCTGACCCTGACCACCGGACGCGTCGCAGGGCAGTATCAGAGCGGCACGCAGAGCCGCCGAAATCCGGCCCTGAAGGGAACGCCGGACGTGCAGATGCACCCCGAAACGGCGCGGCAGTACGGCATTTCGCAGGGACAGGCCGTTCATCTGGCCGGGCCGCACGGCGAAACGGTGCTGCCTGCCCAGCTCACGCCCAAGATTCGCCCCGGTGTCGCCTTCATCGCCTTTCACTGGCCCGGTAGCGCCAATGAACTGACCAGCGCCCACGCCCTGGACCCGCACAGCTACATGCCCGCCTTCAAATCGGGGGCGGTGCGGGCCAGTGTTCAGCCGGTGCTGCCCGCTCATTCACCTCCGCTGCGGTCGTTTTCAGCCCTCAATCCCCTTCCCGTGCCTGGAGACAGCAGATGA
- a CDS encoding MFS transporter, with the protein MTVPAPSVPASAAARVVTASTLGFTMMFAVWVMFAIIGLPIRKQFHLTDVQFTLLTALPVLTGSLLRLPGGILADRFGGKRPFLLLTVLTALASLAVAYAPSYPALLWLAPLVGLAGVSFAVGSAWIAQWVGPETRGLALGTFGAGNAGASITKLLAPLLIAAVPATAAGTLLPGGWRTVPLLFAGLLLLTALFIHVYTPADTARMRATRTLAQWLAPLRVAQVWRFGLYYVVFFGAYVALSLYLPKYYVDHYAVTLPKAGLLTALFIFPASLLRPLGGYLSDRFGARGTTVAAFALMLLALVPLSVSASYALTPFLALTLLLGVGMGIGKASTYKLVSNHFPAEMGVVGGLVGLLGGLGGFFLPLMFSFVKTHYGYAQAAPLVLFPFTVLSLAVFLPSMLRLRSAEQQRASGSILLGAD; encoded by the coding sequence ATGACCGTTCCTGCTCCGTCCGTGCCCGCCAGCGCTGCCGCCCGCGTCGTTACTGCCTCCACCCTGGGTTTCACCATGATGTTCGCCGTGTGGGTGATGTTCGCCATCATCGGGCTGCCGATAAGAAAGCAGTTTCACCTGACCGACGTCCAGTTCACGCTGCTGACCGCGCTGCCAGTGCTGACCGGTTCGCTGCTGCGGCTGCCCGGCGGCATTCTGGCCGACCGCTTCGGTGGCAAACGCCCCTTCCTCCTGCTGACGGTTCTGACAGCGCTGGCATCGCTGGCCGTTGCCTACGCGCCCAGCTATCCGGCACTGCTGTGGCTGGCTCCACTGGTGGGACTGGCAGGCGTGAGCTTCGCGGTGGGCAGCGCGTGGATTGCTCAGTGGGTCGGCCCCGAAACCCGTGGGTTGGCGCTGGGCACCTTCGGGGCGGGCAATGCGGGGGCCAGCATCACCAAGCTGCTGGCCCCACTGCTGATCGCTGCTGTGCCTGCGACCGCTGCCGGAACACTCCTGCCGGGCGGTTGGCGCACCGTGCCGCTGCTGTTCGCCGGACTGCTGCTGCTGACGGCACTGTTCATTCATGTCTACACCCCCGCGGACACCGCCAGGATGCGTGCAACGCGCACCCTCGCGCAGTGGCTCGCGCCGCTGCGCGTTGCTCAGGTGTGGCGGTTTGGTCTGTATTATGTCGTGTTTTTCGGGGCGTATGTGGCACTCAGCCTGTATTTGCCCAAATATTATGTCGATCACTACGCCGTGACGCTGCCCAAAGCGGGCCTTCTAACGGCGCTCTTCATCTTCCCGGCCAGTCTGCTGCGTCCGCTGGGAGGCTACCTGTCCGACCGCTTCGGGGCGCGCGGTACCACCGTCGCGGCCTTCGCACTGATGCTGCTGGCGCTCGTTCCGCTCAGCGTCAGTGCCAGCTACGCCCTGACACCGTTTCTGGCCCTGACGCTGCTGCTTGGCGTGGGCATGGGCATCGGAAAGGCCAGCACCTACAAGCTGGTCAGCAACCACTTCCCGGCAGAAATGGGCGTGGTGGGCGGCCTCGTCGGTCTGCTGGGCGGGCTGGGCGGGTTCTTCCTCCCCTTGATGTTCAGCTTCGTCAAAACCCACTACGGCTACGCTCAGGCCGCGCCACTGGTGCTGTTCCCCTTCACGGTGCTGAGCCTCGCCGTGTTCCTGCCCAGCATGCTGCGCCTCCGCAGCGCCGAGCAGCAGCGAGCCAGCGGTTCTATCCTGCTCGGCGCCGATTGA
- a CDS encoding HD domain-containing phosphohydrolase: MTTEGGPHHAFLTLTARLTELQAEGQRLLEHSSSQALEVVQDALALATQLNDAHAVARTQVLLAQAYMQASELHTALQVALTASYAFTQLQDELGQADAELLAGRINLSQGTFEIAEGHLLCAISVAQRLASPSGQALHATALNQLAGVKYNQGAAKDALLHLETALGIWRTLENIKGQAHCLTNIGNIQNSLGQYHAAIETLSTAYNLYKTGLQDKRSEGFILTSLARLHSLNQDQLLAVEVAQAALKAAEASQDGVLTSVCLVNLGTFYLEAGQAPASEQCLMQALLKSREVGARTSELSALDSLGLLYQKTNRPADASQAHTQALQLALDLDYPQGELDARLHLGEIELTLQHLHHAEVHLTRALTLAVSNDSPKDEAQAHCLLARLAEQQADYRGAYTHGQEQLRLQAALFNVERDRQTRNLSIQFEVERAQHDVEIYRIRTEVEQQGRLAAEQQVEARTKDLARAQLEVVTRLAIAAEYRDDTTGDHTRRVGHLTAQIASALGWSKERAHLLGIAARLHDVGKIGIPDSVLLKAGTLTEEEFEQMKTHTRIGARILSGGHSELLQLAEEIALTHHERWDGSGYPRGLHTTQIPLSGRIVATADVFDALTQSRPYKRAWTAEEALTELRQAAGTHFDPLVVETANHVLSSLQTNGVQEVHSGLGEDLLLPEEATSQILTMFGQLLEERTRSEADAAISGRQHPDNTAG; this comes from the coding sequence ATGACGACTGAAGGCGGCCCTCATCATGCGTTCCTCACGCTGACTGCTCGCCTGACGGAGCTTCAAGCGGAGGGACAACGTCTGCTTGAACACAGCTCATCGCAAGCGCTTGAAGTCGTTCAGGATGCACTGGCGCTCGCCACACAACTGAATGATGCGCACGCTGTCGCGCGCACGCAGGTATTGCTCGCACAGGCGTACATGCAGGCATCTGAGTTACACACCGCGCTTCAAGTCGCGCTGACAGCGTCGTACGCGTTCACACAGCTGCAGGACGAACTTGGACAAGCAGACGCTGAACTGCTGGCTGGCCGAATCAATCTCAGTCAAGGGACGTTTGAGATCGCCGAAGGCCATCTCCTGTGTGCCATCAGCGTCGCGCAACGTCTGGCGTCACCTTCAGGACAAGCGCTGCATGCCACGGCACTGAACCAACTTGCAGGCGTGAAATACAACCAGGGGGCTGCCAAAGACGCACTGCTGCATCTCGAAACAGCGCTGGGCATCTGGCGCACGCTTGAGAACATCAAAGGGCAAGCGCACTGTCTCACGAACATCGGGAACATTCAAAACAGCCTCGGACAGTACCACGCCGCGATCGAAACGCTCAGCACAGCGTACAATCTCTACAAAACGGGCCTGCAAGACAAACGCTCTGAAGGCTTCATTCTGACGTCCCTTGCGCGGCTTCATTCGCTGAACCAAGATCAGCTACTCGCCGTTGAGGTAGCCCAAGCAGCACTCAAGGCAGCAGAGGCGAGTCAGGACGGCGTGCTGACCAGCGTATGCCTCGTTAATCTCGGGACCTTTTATCTTGAGGCAGGACAGGCTCCCGCATCTGAGCAGTGCCTCATGCAGGCACTGCTCAAAAGTCGTGAGGTTGGAGCACGCACCAGCGAATTGTCCGCGCTGGATAGCCTGGGCCTGTTGTACCAGAAAACGAACCGGCCGGCAGATGCCTCCCAGGCGCACACGCAGGCGCTGCAACTCGCGCTGGATCTGGACTATCCTCAGGGAGAGTTGGACGCCCGGCTGCACCTCGGTGAAATCGAACTCACGCTGCAGCATCTTCATCACGCGGAAGTACATCTGACGCGCGCCCTCACGTTGGCCGTGTCCAACGACAGTCCGAAGGATGAAGCTCAGGCCCACTGCCTCCTGGCCCGACTGGCAGAGCAACAAGCCGACTACCGTGGTGCCTACACCCACGGACAAGAACAGCTCCGCCTACAAGCGGCCCTCTTTAACGTCGAGCGAGATCGACAAACCCGCAATCTGAGTATTCAATTTGAAGTGGAGCGTGCGCAGCACGATGTCGAAATCTATCGCATTCGGACCGAGGTGGAGCAGCAGGGACGGCTGGCCGCTGAACAACAGGTGGAAGCACGCACCAAGGACTTGGCCCGCGCTCAGCTGGAAGTGGTGACCCGGCTTGCCATTGCGGCGGAATACCGCGACGACACCACTGGCGACCACACCCGCCGCGTCGGCCATCTGACCGCGCAGATCGCATCTGCGCTGGGCTGGAGTAAGGAACGCGCCCACCTGCTGGGCATCGCCGCCCGGTTGCATGACGTCGGCAAAATTGGAATTCCTGACTCGGTCCTTCTGAAAGCTGGTACGCTCACGGAGGAAGAGTTCGAACAGATGAAGACCCACACGCGGATTGGTGCCCGCATCCTGTCAGGTGGACACTCCGAATTGCTGCAGTTAGCCGAGGAGATTGCGTTGACGCACCACGAACGCTGGGACGGAAGTGGCTATCCGCGAGGACTTCACACCACACAAATTCCGCTCAGCGGCCGCATTGTGGCGACCGCCGATGTCTTCGATGCCTTGACGCAGTCCAGACCGTATAAACGCGCCTGGACTGCGGAGGAAGCGTTGACGGAACTCCGTCAAGCCGCGGGGACGCACTTTGATCCGCTGGTCGTCGAGACCGCCAACCACGTGCTCAGTTCCCTGCAGACCAACGGAGTGCAGGAGGTCCACTCGGGACTGGGTGAGGACCTGCTGCTGCCAGAAGAAGCCACCTCGCAGATTCTGACGATGTTCGGGCAGTTGCTTGAGGAGCGAACGCGAAGTGAGGCAGACGCCGCGATATCTGGAAGACAGCATCCAGACAACACCGCGGGCTAA
- the nirB gene encoding nitrite reductase large subunit NirB: MQRIVIVGNGMVGHRLIEELHQHTPSLSITVLSEEARVAYDRVQLSHYFDEPRPDLSLTSHGEYSGRGVDWIPERALSLDPSARTVTTANRTLPYDTLILATGSVPFVPPLPNLEQRGSRTPGWFVYRTLADLDAIKAYAAGVSSGTVIGGGLLGLEAAAALQKLGLKVNVVEFAPRLMPAQIDDAGGALLRGFIEEMGIGVLTGAATQELLLDGAGRLRGLRFADGSKLETGLLVFSAGIRPRDDLARAAGLAVGERGGIHIDDQCRTSDPAIYAVGECALHAGRIYGLVSPGYSMARVAAASIAGAGDTLFTGADVSTKLKLLGVEVGSFGDAFARSEGARELSIQDNVARTYSKLVLSADGTRVLGGVLVGDTSQFGELSALAKSGERLRVPAASLLLPPAAATDAPGNPAVCSCEGVRRGTLLEAVAGGAHDIAALKSCTRAGTGCGGCLPLVKDALNEGLSLLGRAVDHSLCEHFRFTRQELFDLIRIRGHRSWESVLDAHGSGHGCEVCKPTVASILATQHNDYILKDELAPLQDTNDAYLANIQKNGTYSVMPRVPGGEITPEKLMVLGRVAQTFGLYCKITGGQRIDLLGARLDQLPDIWRELVAAGFESGHAYGKSLRTVKSCVGSTWCRYGVQDSTTLAIDLELRYRGLRSPHKLKAGVSGCTRECAEAQSKDFGLIATERGWNLYVGGNGGVTPRHAQLLAQDLDAQTVTRYLDRFLMYYVRTADRLQRTSTWLDKMEGGIEHLRAVVIEDSLGLADELEAAMRFHIATYACEWQATLADTSKVSRFRHFVNSDETDGAIQWVTEREQPRPAFEHELTLLPLFAND; the protein is encoded by the coding sequence ATGCAACGCATCGTGATTGTCGGAAACGGCATGGTCGGCCATCGCCTGATCGAAGAGCTGCACCAGCACACCCCTTCGCTGTCGATCACCGTGCTGAGCGAAGAAGCACGGGTCGCGTATGACCGTGTGCAGCTCAGCCACTATTTCGACGAACCGCGCCCCGACCTGAGCCTGACCAGCCACGGCGAGTACAGCGGGCGCGGCGTGGACTGGATTCCAGAACGGGCACTGAGCCTTGACCCTTCCGCCAGAACCGTGACCACCGCCAACCGCACGCTGCCCTACGACACGCTGATTCTGGCAACAGGCAGCGTGCCGTTCGTGCCGCCGCTGCCCAACCTCGAACAGCGGGGCAGCCGCACCCCCGGCTGGTTCGTGTACCGCACGCTGGCCGATCTGGACGCCATCAAAGCGTATGCGGCGGGCGTGAGCAGCGGCACCGTCATCGGCGGTGGGCTGTTGGGGCTGGAGGCGGCAGCGGCGCTGCAAAAACTGGGCCTGAAGGTGAACGTGGTCGAATTCGCTCCGCGCCTGATGCCCGCACAGATCGACGACGCGGGCGGGGCGCTGCTGCGCGGCTTCATCGAGGAAATGGGCATCGGGGTCCTGACCGGAGCCGCCACCCAGGAACTGCTGCTGGACGGCGCGGGCAGGCTGCGTGGCCTGCGCTTTGCTGACGGCAGCAAGCTGGAAACCGGACTGCTGGTGTTCTCGGCAGGCATTCGGCCGCGCGACGACCTCGCCCGCGCCGCTGGCCTCGCAGTGGGCGAGCGCGGCGGCATTCACATTGACGATCAGTGCCGCACCTCCGACCCGGCCATCTACGCGGTGGGCGAGTGTGCGCTGCACGCCGGACGCATCTACGGGCTGGTGTCGCCCGGCTACAGCATGGCGCGGGTTGCGGCGGCCAGCATCGCGGGGGCGGGCGACACGCTGTTTACCGGCGCGGACGTGTCGACCAAACTCAAGCTGCTGGGCGTGGAGGTGGGGTCGTTCGGCGACGCCTTCGCCCGCAGCGAGGGCGCACGCGAACTGTCGATTCAGGACAACGTAGCCCGGACGTACAGCAAACTGGTGCTGAGCGCCGATGGGACACGGGTGCTGGGCGGCGTGCTGGTGGGTGACACCTCGCAGTTCGGCGAGCTAAGTGCGCTTGCGAAGAGCGGTGAGCGGCTGCGTGTGCCCGCCGCCAGCCTGCTGCTGCCACCGGCGGCAGCGACGGACGCTCCCGGGAATCCGGCGGTGTGCAGCTGCGAAGGTGTGCGGCGCGGCACCCTGCTCGAAGCGGTGGCCGGTGGCGCGCACGATATCGCAGCCCTCAAGTCCTGTACCCGCGCCGGAACGGGTTGCGGCGGCTGCCTTCCACTGGTGAAGGACGCGCTGAACGAGGGACTGAGCCTGCTGGGGCGGGCCGTTGATCACAGCCTGTGCGAGCATTTCCGATTCACCCGCCAGGAACTCTTCGATCTGATCCGCATCAGGGGCCACCGCAGCTGGGAGAGTGTGCTGGACGCGCACGGCAGCGGGCACGGCTGCGAGGTCTGCAAACCGACGGTGGCCTCGATTCTGGCGACCCAGCACAACGACTACATTCTGAAAGACGAGCTGGCGCCGCTTCAGGACACCAACGACGCGTACCTCGCCAACATCCAGAAGAACGGCACGTACAGCGTCATGCCGCGCGTGCCGGGCGGTGAGATCACGCCAGAAAAACTGATGGTGCTAGGCCGGGTGGCGCAGACGTTCGGGCTGTACTGCAAGATCACCGGGGGGCAGCGCATCGACCTGCTGGGCGCGCGGCTCGACCAGTTGCCCGACATCTGGCGCGAACTGGTGGCGGCAGGCTTTGAAAGCGGGCACGCCTACGGCAAATCGCTGCGAACCGTCAAAAGCTGCGTTGGAAGTACGTGGTGCCGCTACGGGGTGCAGGACAGCACCACGCTGGCCATCGATCTGGAACTCCGGTACCGGGGACTGCGCAGCCCGCACAAGCTCAAGGCGGGCGTGTCGGGCTGCACCCGCGAGTGCGCCGAGGCACAGAGCAAGGATTTCGGGCTGATCGCCACCGAACGCGGCTGGAACCTGTACGTGGGTGGCAACGGCGGCGTCACCCCGCGCCACGCACAGCTGCTGGCGCAGGATCTGGACGCCCAGACGGTCACGCGGTACCTGGACCGCTTCCTGATGTACTACGTGCGAACTGCCGACCGCCTTCAGCGCACGAGCACCTGGCTCGACAAGATGGAGGGCGGCATCGAGCACCTGCGGGCCGTCGTGATCGAGGATTCGCTGGGACTGGCAGATGAGCTGGAGGCGGCCATGCGCTTCCACATCGCCACCTACGCCTGCGAGTGGCAGGCGACGCTCGCCGATACAAGCAAGGTCAGCAGGTTCAGGCATTTCGTCAACAGTGACGAGACGGACGGAGCGATTCAGTGGGTGACGGAGCGCGAGCAACCCCGCCCCGCCTTCGAGCATGAATTGACGCTGCTGCCGCTGTTCGCCAACGACTGA
- the nirD gene encoding nitrite reductase small subunit NirD has product MTQQSTSHVASPLADLSWTPICRLSELLPGSGVCALVGGQQIAVFSVAERLFAVSNFDPFTRANVLSRGLTGSYTVHGQERYKVASPLLKHAFDLETGQCLSHLDVQLTTYAVRTEDGRIFIGDAWTGSAD; this is encoded by the coding sequence ATGACCCAACAGAGTACGTCCCATGTTGCCTCGCCCCTCGCCGATCTCAGCTGGACGCCGATCTGCAGGCTCTCCGAGCTGCTGCCGGGCAGCGGGGTCTGTGCGCTCGTCGGTGGACAGCAGATTGCGGTGTTCAGCGTGGCTGAACGGCTGTTCGCGGTATCGAATTTCGACCCCTTCACCCGGGCTAACGTGCTGTCGCGGGGCCTGACCGGGAGCTACACCGTGCACGGTCAGGAGCGCTACAAGGTAGCCTCGCCGCTGTTGAAACACGCCTTCGACCTCGAAACCGGACAGTGCCTGAGCCATCTGGACGTGCAGCTGACCACCTACGCCGTCCGCACGGAAGACGGGCGCATTTTCATAGGAGACGCATGGACTGGTTCGGCGGACTGA
- a CDS encoding TetR/AcrR family transcriptional regulator: MSKTPHPPATSRPMRADAQRNRHALLDAALEAFAQHGTQASLDAIARSAGVGIGTLYRHFPTREALALAAYQYDVQRLCDAADALLGTLPADRALREWLARFSQYIVTKRGMSDMLRNALTTPQPFNAELNVRERILSTVKVLLNRGTAAQLLRTDIDAEVVVLAMIGVWYVSADPTTPRQLARLLDLLVDGLRVHSPDH; the protein is encoded by the coding sequence ATGAGCAAGACACCCCACCCACCCGCCACCAGTCGGCCGATGCGTGCCGATGCTCAGCGCAATCGGCACGCGCTGCTGGACGCAGCGCTCGAAGCGTTCGCGCAACACGGCACGCAGGCCTCACTGGACGCCATCGCCCGCAGCGCAGGGGTAGGCATCGGCACGCTCTACCGACACTTTCCGACGCGTGAAGCGCTCGCGTTAGCAGCGTATCAATACGACGTCCAGCGGCTGTGCGACGCGGCAGACGCGTTGCTGGGGACGCTGCCAGCCGACAGGGCGCTGCGTGAATGGCTGGCCCGTTTCTCGCAGTACATCGTCACCAAACGGGGCATGTCAGACATGCTCAGGAACGCCTTGACGACTCCACAACCCTTCAATGCCGAACTGAACGTCCGAGAGCGCATCCTCTCCACCGTCAAAGTGCTCCTGAACCGGGGCACAGCAGCACAGCTTCTCCGAACCGATATCGACGCTGAGGTGGTGGTACTCGCCATGATCGGCGTATGGTACGTGAGTGCCGACCCAACCACGCCGCGGCAGCTGGCCCGGTTACTCGACCTGCTGGTCGATGGCCTGCGCGTTCATTCCCCTGATCACTGA